A single Ketogulonicigenium vulgare WSH-001 DNA region contains:
- a CDS encoding I78 family peptidase inhibitor, producing the protein MKQILALIPLALLAACAAPQMDEAPVMPAEDTCGAAPHAALIGQNANALERVFLMGQVRVIHPDTAVTMDYRSGRLNFIINGDGQIARITCG; encoded by the coding sequence ATGAAACAGATCCTTGCCCTGATCCCCCTCGCCCTGTTGGCGGCCTGTGCCGCGCCGCAGATGGATGAAGCACCCGTGATGCCCGCCGAGGACACCTGCGGCGCCGCGCCCCATGCGGCGCTGATCGGTCAGAACGCCAATGCGCTAGAGCGCGTTTTCCTGATGGGACAGGTGCGCGTCATCCACCCCGATACTGCCGTGACGATGGACTACCGATCTGGGCGGTTGAACTTTATCATTAACGGCGACGGCCAGATCGCG